ttttttttttttttgaagtTCATACCGGTGATGATGcatcataatttttattcaactttttatatacttcattgtttaaataaaaaatatttctatcATAAGCTTTAttagttatatataaaaacatcCCACTAAATACTAGGAGTGATAAAGTAATATACTTTGTCTGTTTAGGAGTTCTGTTTTGAAAATATCTATAAACAACTTTCTTTGcattctttttattataaatatt
This genomic window from Plasmodium gaboni strain SY75 chromosome Unknown, whole genome shotgun sequence contains:
- a CDS encoding hypothetical protein (conserved Plasmodium protein, unknown function); the protein is MTSDKHSNNFFSEFNIYNKKNAKKVVYRYFQNRTPKQTKYITLSLLVFSGMFLYITNKAYDRNIFYLNNEVYKKLNKNYDASSP